A single genomic interval of Helianthus annuus cultivar XRQ/B chromosome 13, HanXRQr2.0-SUNRISE, whole genome shotgun sequence harbors:
- the LOC110901466 gene encoding uncharacterized protein LOC110901466 has product MAVVVEGEELGEGICAMVCSIRHQQLRPPFPAGSLLPTHQTVTQPHIRKYGEILLSTYSFRQRNTNTSQRDKEALEGNDDASNDDAPYVRRNAILAVNAIYKLPQGDNLLVDAPEMIEKMLTTEADQ; this is encoded by the exons ATGGCAGTGGTGGTTGAGGGAGAGGAGCTTGGTGAAGGAATATGTGCAATGGTGTGTAGCAT CCGCCACCAACAACTCCGGCCACCCTTCCCCGCCGGATCCCTATTGCCGACACATCAAACGGTGACTCAGCCGCATATCAG AAAATATGGAGAAATCTTGCTCTCTACTTATTCATTTCGACAAAGGAACACCAACACTAGCCAACGAGATAAAGAAGCTCTCGAAGGAAACGATGATGCTTCAAATGATGATGCTCCATACGTAAGGCGAAACGCCATACTTGCTGTTAATGCGATTTACAAGCTTCCGCAAGGGGATAACCTTTTGGTTGATGCACCCGAAATGATCGAGAAAATGTTAACAACCGAAGCTGATCAATAG